A single Ignavibacteriales bacterium DNA region contains:
- a CDS encoding PAS domain S-box protein — MNSTVEASDFYDDSGQQYIGYDVTAPLSLNGQKPFAVLLLRINTDVLIHPVLNWWPEASPTSETILGTVTGDSVFLVSRLRKQNEDPGGLYISRSDTAVLMVQASFGRRGSVYGIDYQGTPVYGYIASPGKNNWFLITKTDTDEILAGMHLRVFLLSLISALMLMFLTALGLYIYSRRQRNIYRDLWQAEQEFRTTLYSIGDAVITTDIRGRVKHMNPVAEILTGWKEKEAYGKPSEEVFKIINEETRQPVESPVHRVLREGFTVGLANHTLLISKNGKEYPIADSGAPIKNTKSSLTGVVLVFRDQTAERAARIALETSEQRYSRTLSLVDDAVWEWDIPTGNVYASDNLFKMLGYYDRPNLKFDDWIALVQPDDRNQLLENLNNAINRSRSFIMDVRVRNNSGEYIWLEIRSAVAETTSAGRVTRLAGTVINVHERKEAEYKVLLLNQRLERAELSAGLGSWEFNLESGTGYWSPMMFRLFDLAPAVNPPSNEEYYSLIHPEDRHMVETAMSALMSGGTPVIQAYRTNPEKCRLRYLMPTWRFVAGSEGKIIRFEGTLQDITNLRLAQKNYEKLFSEMTEGFSLHKIIRDEHGTPVNFTTESINPAFEKMTGVKPADIIGKPITEVMPGIAPLRVKQLCDVAVTGNPASIEDFNIQQQRYFLLSAFKPFDEHFAIIINDITEEKTADTIKKIQLLIANDALISKSTREMVERLREDLSQYIDTDNFLFAEYNEEQSRFTAVYYKDEFDTYTTWRGEGSLSGHVLRQDKICIFGQKEIMKLGGIGLIKLSGRLAMQWVGVPLKAGKNKLGILILQSYHSEELYSPQQRILLEVIGRELSIYLERKEYEQKILESEMHFRQMFENHTAIKFFIHSETGSILDANKAAINFYGYTIDELKKMKITHLNAATGPVIKDRMKLVREGKMNRFEASHRLRSGEIRDVEVFSTPIKQGERVFLYSIIHDITERKKAEEQNKLLIESIEHSPVSVVITDPAGSIAYVNNKFTQVTGYTKEEALGNNPRILKSGRQTKEVYQEMWDKILSGQSWRGELQNKRKNGELYWEDAIITPLMNEEGRVTHFVAVKEDITEKKRMLEELIKAKEEAEEMNKIKSNFFANMSHELRTPLIGILGFSEILQAELEDNPELVYMAETINKGGNRLLETLNLILGLSKLEAGKLEYHNKKTDIVPVIGETCALFRPAALAKGLEMHFKADPDIIYCSLDKILLGNVLNNLINNAVKFTEKGEINVKAEAKNGSAVISIADTGIGIADEQKGIVWEEFRQGSEGLSRSYEGTGLGLTIAKKYTEIMGGSITMQSEKGKGTTFTIMFGLMKNE, encoded by the coding sequence ATGAATTCTACGGTCGAGGCCTCAGATTTTTATGATGATTCGGGCCAGCAGTATATTGGTTATGATGTTACTGCTCCGCTCAGTCTTAATGGTCAGAAACCCTTCGCAGTACTTCTTCTTCGTATTAATACGGATGTTCTGATTCACCCGGTGCTTAACTGGTGGCCGGAGGCAAGCCCGACATCGGAGACCATTCTTGGCACCGTAACCGGAGACAGCGTTTTTCTGGTCAGCCGTCTGCGCAAACAGAATGAGGACCCGGGCGGATTATATATATCACGCAGTGATACAGCGGTTCTGATGGTGCAGGCCTCGTTTGGACGGCGCGGAAGCGTTTACGGCATAGATTATCAGGGAACCCCGGTTTATGGATATATAGCATCACCGGGAAAAAACAACTGGTTTCTTATTACCAAGACCGATACTGACGAAATACTTGCTGGCATGCATTTGCGGGTATTTCTCCTCAGCCTGATCTCCGCCCTGATGCTCATGTTTCTCACTGCTCTGGGGCTTTATATATACAGCCGCCGCCAGCGGAACATCTACCGGGATCTCTGGCAGGCAGAGCAGGAGTTCCGCACCACGCTTTACAGCATCGGGGACGCGGTTATTACTACTGATATACGCGGCCGCGTGAAGCATATGAACCCGGTCGCGGAGATTCTGACCGGATGGAAAGAAAAGGAAGCATACGGCAAACCCTCTGAAGAAGTGTTTAAGATTATCAATGAAGAAACCCGTCAGCCCGTAGAAAGCCCTGTTCACAGGGTTCTCCGTGAGGGATTTACTGTCGGGTTAGCAAATCATACTCTGCTGATTTCAAAAAACGGAAAAGAGTATCCTATAGCCGACAGCGGGGCCCCGATTAAAAATACCAAAAGCAGCCTTACCGGTGTTGTCCTGGTTTTCCGTGATCAGACTGCTGAACGCGCGGCCCGCATTGCTCTGGAAACAAGTGAACAGCGCTACTCACGCACGCTCAGTCTGGTAGATGATGCTGTCTGGGAATGGGATATTCCGACCGGAAACGTTTACGCTTCTGATAACCTCTTTAAAATGCTTGGCTACTATGACCGGCCAAACCTGAAGTTTGATGACTGGATAGCGCTTGTTCAGCCGGATGACCGTAATCAGTTACTGGAAAACCTGAATAATGCCATTAACCGCTCAAGGAGTTTCATCATGGATGTGCGGGTGCGCAATAATTCAGGTGAGTATATATGGCTTGAGATTCGTTCAGCCGTGGCAGAAACAACTTCCGCGGGGAGAGTAACACGTCTGGCCGGAACCGTTATTAATGTTCATGAACGGAAAGAAGCAGAATATAAAGTTCTGCTGCTTAATCAGCGGCTTGAACGTGCCGAACTGAGCGCCGGACTGGGAAGCTGGGAGTTTAACCTGGAGTCCGGAACCGGATACTGGTCTCCCATGATGTTCCGCCTGTTTGATCTTGCGCCGGCGGTAAATCCTCCGTCAAATGAAGAGTATTATTCACTTATCCATCCTGAAGACCGGCATATGGTGGAAACCGCCATGTCAGCGCTGATGAGCGGCGGTACTCCGGTAATTCAGGCTTACCGGACCAATCCGGAAAAGTGCAGACTCCGTTATCTGATGCCTACCTGGAGGTTTGTTGCAGGCAGTGAAGGAAAAATCATCCGCTTTGAAGGTACACTGCAGGATATTACCAACCTACGTCTTGCCCAGAAGAATTATGAAAAACTTTTCTCTGAAATGACCGAGGGCTTTTCGCTCCATAAAATTATCAGAGACGAGCATGGAACACCGGTTAACTTTACTACTGAATCCATAAACCCTGCTTTTGAAAAGATGACCGGAGTTAAACCTGCTGATATTATCGGCAAACCGATTACCGAGGTTATGCCGGGCATTGCACCTCTCAGAGTTAAGCAGTTGTGTGATGTGGCTGTGACGGGAAATCCAGCCTCCATTGAAGATTTTAACATTCAGCAGCAGCGCTATTTCCTCCTCTCCGCGTTCAAGCCGTTTGATGAGCACTTCGCGATAATCATAAACGATATAACCGAAGAAAAAACCGCTGATACCATCAAAAAAATACAGCTTCTGATTGCCAACGATGCTCTTATATCCAAAAGTACCCGCGAGATGGTTGAGCGGCTGCGCGAAGACCTGAGTCAGTATATAGACACTGATAATTTCCTCTTTGCCGAGTATAACGAAGAGCAGTCGCGTTTTACGGCTGTTTACTACAAAGATGAATTTGATACGTATACAACCTGGCGCGGCGAGGGGTCTTTATCCGGACATGTGCTCAGGCAGGATAAAATCTGCATATTCGGCCAGAAAGAAATTATGAAACTTGGCGGCATAGGGCTGATCAAACTCAGCGGACGGCTGGCCATGCAGTGGGTAGGGGTGCCCCTCAAAGCAGGAAAAAACAAACTGGGCATCCTTATTCTGCAGAGTTATCACAGCGAAGAGCTGTACTCTCCACAGCAAAGAATACTGCTCGAGGTTATCGGGAGAGAACTGAGCATCTACCTTGAACGGAAGGAGTATGAACAGAAAATTCTGGAAAGCGAAATGCACTTCCGGCAGATGTTTGAGAACCATACGGCCATCAAGTTTTTTATACACTCCGAAACGGGAAGTATTCTTGATGCGAATAAAGCAGCCATCAATTTTTACGGATATACAATTGACGAACTGAAGAAGATGAAAATCACCCATCTTAACGCAGCAACGGGTCCGGTAATAAAAGACAGGATGAAACTGGTGCGCGAGGGAAAGATGAACAGGTTTGAAGCCAGTCACCGTCTCCGATCAGGCGAGATTCGTGATGTGGAGGTTTTCAGCACGCCGATTAAACAGGGAGAGAGAGTTTTTCTCTACTCCATTATTCATGATATAACCGAACGGAAAAAAGCCGAAGAACAGAATAAGCTGCTGATTGAATCCATCGAACACAGTCCGGTGAGCGTGGTAATTACCGACCCTGCCGGCTCAATTGCCTATGTCAATAATAAATTCACACAGGTTACCGGATATACAAAGGAAGAAGCGCTGGGGAATAATCCGCGCATTCTTAAATCCGGCCGGCAGACAAAAGAAGTATATCAGGAAATGTGGGACAAAATCCTTAGCGGCCAGAGCTGGCGCGGGGAACTCCAGAACAAACGGAAAAACGGAGAGCTTTACTGGGAAGATGCTATTATCACTCCGCTGATGAATGAAGAAGGCAGGGTTACTCACTTTGTGGCGGTAAAGGAAGATATTACCGAAAAGAAACGGATGCTGGAAGAGCTGATAAAAGCAAAAGAAGAAGCAGAGGAGATGAACAAGATAAAATCCAACTTCTTTGCCAATATGAGCCATGAGCTCCGCACTCCTCTGATCGGGATTCTCGGTTTCTCAGAAATTCTTCAGGCAGAACTTGAGGATAATCCCGAACTGGTATATATGGCAGAGACCATCAACAAGGGGGGCAACCGGCTGCTTGAAACGCTCAACCTGATTCTCGGACTTTCCAAACTCGAAGCCGGCAAGCTGGAATACCATAACAAGAAAACCGATATAGTTCCGGTTATCGGAGAGACCTGTGCACTATTCCGTCCGGCCGCATTAGCCAAGGGGCTGGAGATGCACTTTAAGGCTGATCCGGATATAATATACTGCTCACTGGATAAAATACTACTCGGCAACGTTCTGAATAATCTTATTAACAACGCAGTGAAGTTTACCGAAAAAGGGGAGATTAACGTAAAAGCAGAAGCAAAAAACGGCAGCGCGGTAATCAGCATCGCGGATACCGGCATCGGCATTGCTGATGAGCAGAAAGGCATCGTCTGGGAAGAGTTCCGTCAGGGCAGTGAGGGTTTAAGCCGCAGCTATGAAGGGACCGGACTCGGGCTTACCATCGCGAAAAAATATACCGAGATTATGGGGGGCAGCATTACCATGCAGAGCGAAAAAGGAAAGGGAACAACGTTTACGATTATGTTTGGGTTAATGAAAAATGAATAA
- a CDS encoding DUF1761 domain-containing protein, translating to MEINWIAVIVAALSSFLVGGLWYSQLLFAGVWMKEAGLKEEDLKDANMAKIFGLTFVYSLVMAVNLAYFTADPSIDLAMGAFYGFLTGFGWVAMSTFILSLFERRSWKYMLIHAGYQVISLTLMGSILGAWK from the coding sequence ATGGAAATCAACTGGATTGCTGTTATTGTGGCAGCGCTCTCATCGTTTCTTGTCGGGGGATTGTGGTATTCACAGCTGCTTTTTGCCGGAGTGTGGATGAAAGAAGCCGGTCTTAAAGAGGAAGACCTGAAGGATGCCAACATGGCCAAAATCTTCGGGCTTACCTTTGTTTATTCCCTCGTTATGGCAGTTAATCTGGCTTACTTCACTGCCGACCCCTCCATTGACCTGGCGATGGGTGCTTTTTACGGATTCCTCACTGGCTTCGGCTGGGTTGCCATGTCAACCTTTATTCTCTCCCTTTTTGAAAGAAGGTCATGGAAATATATGCTCATCCATGCCGGTTATCAGGTAATCAGCCTTACGCTTATGGGGAGTATCCTTGGGGCCTGGAAGTAA
- a CDS encoding T9SS type A sorting domain-containing protein, giving the protein MTADVLPSGLMLFLNLPNPFHPETTIKSGLPDEALITLKLYYFTGKKILTFMNTLPEACCHISRLNTGDSGLSSGIYFLRIRHRAAAAGALEL; this is encoded by the coding sequence GTGACTGCAGATGTTCTCCCTTCCGGTTTAATGCTTTTCCTGAACCTCCCTAATCCTTTTCATCCTGAGACCACCATCAAATCCGGCTTGCCGGATGAAGCATTGATTACCCTTAAACTTTATTACTTTACCGGTAAAAAGATTCTAACATTTATGAATACTTTGCCTGAGGCATGCTGCCATATCAGCCGGCTTAACACTGGTGATTCCGGCTTATCCTCTGGTATATACTTCTTACGCATACGGCACAGAGCAGCAGCAGCAGGAGCGTTAGAGCTATGA
- a CDS encoding DUF3078 domain-containing protein, whose product MKQLFTIFILSTIMMTGQDSIPPSWNYSAVTSLNINQVSLTNWAQGGDNTFAWTVIGNFGAEYKGSQWSSRNSLKLAFGRTKQGESDFRTNDNEFYLENLIAYNVGWKIDPFFSNTVRTSLTDGFDYKNPLAPRIAGFFDPGYITQSLGFAYNPNGGFDTRLGVAFQEVFTNKFRNYSDDPLTTDKTEAFRFDTGLESVTNAKYNLDENLLLDSKLRLFTRFKSLDVWDIRWDNTITAKVSKYINVNLNVLLLYEKNISPKTQLKQALQLGITYAFI is encoded by the coding sequence ATGAAACAACTGTTTACCATTTTTATACTAAGCACCATTATGATGACCGGGCAGGATAGTATTCCCCCCTCATGGAATTATTCCGCGGTCACATCACTGAATATCAATCAGGTCTCGCTTACCAACTGGGCTCAGGGGGGTGATAATACCTTTGCGTGGACCGTTATCGGCAACTTTGGCGCCGAATATAAGGGGAGCCAGTGGAGCAGCCGCAACAGTCTGAAACTCGCTTTCGGCCGGACCAAGCAGGGAGAATCTGATTTCAGAACCAACGACAATGAGTTCTATCTGGAAAATCTGATTGCGTACAATGTGGGGTGGAAGATTGACCCGTTCTTCTCAAATACCGTGAGGACTTCTCTGACCGATGGTTTTGATTATAAAAATCCGCTGGCCCCGCGCATAGCCGGATTTTTTGACCCCGGATATATAACACAGTCACTCGGATTTGCCTATAATCCGAACGGCGGTTTTGATACCCGTCTTGGAGTGGCGTTTCAGGAGGTGTTCACCAACAAGTTCAGAAACTATTCTGACGACCCTCTCACTACTGATAAGACGGAAGCATTCAGATTTGATACCGGTCTTGAATCAGTAACCAATGCCAAGTATAATCTGGATGAAAACCTGCTGCTGGACAGCAAGCTGCGCCTGTTCACCCGCTTTAAGTCGCTTGATGTGTGGGATATCCGCTGGGATAACACCATCACCGCGAAAGTGAGCAAATATATCAACGTGAACCTGAATGTGCTGCTGCTGTACGAAAAGAACATCTCACCCAAAACCCAGCTGAAGCAGGCGCTGCAGCTCGGCATTACCTATGCATTTATTTAA
- the mscL gene encoding large-conductance mechanosensitive channel protein MscL produces MSLLKEFKEFANRGSIVDLATGVIIGGAFGKIVSSLVNDIIMPPIGLLLGDLPLKDLKFVLKQGAEANPVTLNYGNFLLATVDFLIIAWVIFLMLKGLNKLKRKEEEKPAAPPPVPEDVVLLREIRDLLKKQ; encoded by the coding sequence ATGAGTCTTCTGAAAGAATTTAAGGAGTTTGCCAACCGGGGAAGCATTGTTGATCTTGCAACGGGCGTTATCATCGGCGGAGCGTTCGGCAAAATAGTCAGCTCACTGGTGAACGATATCATTATGCCCCCGATCGGGCTGCTGCTGGGTGACCTGCCGCTTAAGGATCTGAAGTTCGTCCTGAAGCAGGGCGCCGAAGCAAATCCCGTCACACTGAACTATGGAAACTTTCTCCTTGCAACGGTGGATTTCCTCATCATAGCGTGGGTTATTTTCCTGATGCTTAAAGGACTCAATAAGCTGAAACGGAAAGAAGAGGAAAAACCTGCTGCACCTCCACCGGTTCCTGAAGATGTGGTGCTGCTCAGGGAAATACGCGATCTTCTGAAAAAGCAGTAA
- a CDS encoding helix-turn-helix transcriptional regulator produces MSDENKNGPARKSNEELVTAVCHALRDLRKGQGISQEELSRRSGVDRVTISRTEKGRPASLLTIIQLLRGLERLDMLNMLLFHDKITPETASPHQVNEKIEPPKTEYPDW; encoded by the coding sequence ATGTCTGATGAGAATAAAAACGGACCAGCCAGAAAATCAAACGAGGAACTGGTGACTGCGGTCTGCCATGCTCTGCGTGATCTGAGAAAAGGGCAGGGCATCTCACAGGAGGAACTTTCACGCCGTTCCGGGGTGGACAGGGTTACCATCAGCCGTACCGAAAAGGGAAGACCGGCTTCACTGCTTACTATAATTCAGCTCCTCAGAGGTCTGGAACGCCTTGATATGCTTAATATGCTGTTGTTCCATGACAAAATTACGCCTGAAACGGCAAGCCCGCATCAGGTTAATGAAAAGATTGAACCGCCCAAAACTGAATATCCGGACTGGTAG
- a CDS encoding co-chaperone GroES: MFVKDTKKLIVVGDRVLIRPGEQNEKTASGLYLPPGVAEKEKIQTGYVIKAGPGYPIPAVVEDEPWKETKDAVKYIPLQAKEGDFAIFLRKDAFEIEYDGEKYLILSQSSILLLIREDYLDF, translated from the coding sequence ATTTTTGTGAAGGACACCAAGAAACTAATCGTCGTTGGCGACCGGGTACTGATACGGCCCGGAGAGCAGAATGAAAAAACCGCAAGCGGGCTTTATCTCCCCCCCGGTGTTGCCGAGAAGGAAAAGATTCAGACCGGATATGTCATCAAGGCAGGACCTGGTTACCCTATTCCCGCAGTGGTGGAAGATGAGCCATGGAAAGAGACCAAGGATGCGGTGAAGTATATTCCGCTTCAGGCAAAGGAAGGGGATTTTGCAATATTCCTCCGCAAGGACGCTTTTGAGATTGAATACGACGGAGAGAAGTATCTCATCCTCTCCCAGTCATCCATCCTTCTGCTTATACGGGAAGACTACCTGGATTTTTAA
- the pyk gene encoding pyruvate kinase — MYQEDSRIFAKTKILATLGPATSSIETIRQLMDAGIDGVRLNFSHGDYEFYEKIFSTIHETRVKQNAPLGVLLDLQGPKIRIGELEEPSFEIKNGDYLEITTEKMKGTREKVSTSYTPLPQDAQIGDIILIDDGLLKLKIESKTPNSVRCLIINGGILKPKKGMNLPGMKLSTPAMTEKDLRDLEFAIKFKIDFVALSFVRDAKDISDLRNWLRSKNSDLPIIAKIEKPEAVANFEEILAASDGIMVARGDLGVEMEPQDVPVVQKMIIRRCNEAGKMVITATQMLESMISNPVPTRAEASDVANAVWDGTDVVMLSGETSVGKFPVRAVEIMNNILKKAETDGPPLRKVDYDIPESVESNVFDAVNRSIVQVSEQIHAAAIVVFTHHGRTARSLSKFKPKARIIAVSDSFETMNNLCLKWGVTSIFSSDIKKESAAIETAKRLLLESGHVKKGDLVIFTAAAPYSEKSRLNWMKFETME; from the coding sequence ATGTACCAGGAAGACAGCAGAATATTTGCTAAGACCAAAATCCTTGCCACCCTCGGCCCGGCAACTTCATCAATTGAAACTATCCGGCAACTTATGGATGCGGGAATTGACGGCGTACGGCTGAACTTCTCGCACGGTGACTATGAGTTTTACGAAAAGATATTCTCCACCATCCACGAAACCCGGGTGAAACAGAATGCACCGCTCGGTGTTCTGCTTGACCTGCAGGGACCAAAAATCCGCATTGGTGAACTGGAAGAACCCTCTTTTGAAATCAAAAACGGTGATTACCTTGAAATAACCACCGAAAAAATGAAGGGAACCAGAGAAAAAGTCTCTACCTCTTATACCCCTCTTCCGCAGGATGCACAGATTGGTGATATTATTCTGATTGATGATGGTCTGTTAAAATTAAAAATTGAGTCAAAAACACCAAATTCTGTCAGATGTCTGATTATAAACGGCGGAATTCTGAAACCGAAGAAGGGGATGAATCTGCCGGGGATGAAACTTTCCACTCCTGCAATGACGGAAAAAGATCTGCGCGATCTGGAATTCGCAATTAAGTTCAAGATTGATTTTGTGGCGCTCTCATTTGTCCGTGACGCAAAGGATATATCAGATCTCCGGAACTGGCTCAGATCAAAGAACTCGGATCTTCCCATTATCGCGAAAATTGAAAAACCGGAAGCGGTTGCAAATTTTGAGGAAATTCTGGCAGCATCAGACGGCATCATGGTTGCCCGCGGTGACCTCGGAGTTGAGATGGAGCCGCAGGATGTTCCCGTTGTGCAAAAAATGATTATCCGCCGCTGCAATGAAGCTGGCAAGATGGTTATCACTGCAACTCAGATGCTTGAAAGTATGATCAGCAATCCTGTTCCCACCCGGGCGGAAGCCTCAGATGTTGCCAATGCAGTCTGGGACGGAACCGATGTGGTGATGCTTAGCGGTGAGACTTCGGTGGGTAAGTTCCCGGTACGAGCGGTTGAGATCATGAATAATATTCTGAAGAAAGCCGAGACTGATGGTCCCCCGCTGAGAAAGGTGGACTATGATATACCGGAGTCTGTTGAATCCAATGTGTTTGATGCTGTTAACCGTTCGATTGTGCAGGTATCAGAGCAGATCCACGCTGCGGCAATTGTTGTCTTCACGCATCATGGGCGCACTGCCCGTTCCCTTTCAAAGTTCAAACCTAAGGCGCGCATTATTGCCGTCTCAGACAGTTTTGAAACGATGAATAATCTCTGCTTAAAGTGGGGAGTTACTTCCATATTCAGTTCGGATATCAAAAAGGAGAGTGCGGCGATCGAAACCGCCAAACGGCTCCTGCTTGAAAGCGGTCATGTGAAAAAAGGTGATCTGGTAATCTTTACCGCGGCAGCGCCCTACTCAGAAAAGAGCCGCCTTAACTGGATGAAGTTTGAGACAATGGAATAA
- a CDS encoding sugar transferase: protein MLYRILKRISDVTLSAILLAATLPFVLIYSLAVLLFWKTNPFFIQERAVGLRGGSFSIMKIRTLKPGAEVFKFRDSRLVSSSDFLPLGRILRRTGVDELPQLLLVLSGKMSIIGPRPLMLDDIAMIAEKYPGLMEHRSKMKCLPGISGLWQLKRSSAVSYDELHTYDLDYASKRSILFDWKLMGLTAVKMLQGYHLDALQSIPESETKQTITLPSHNS from the coding sequence ATGCTCTATCGCATTTTAAAACGCATTTCTGATGTAACGCTTTCCGCTATTCTGCTTGCGGCAACTCTGCCGTTTGTATTGATCTATTCTCTGGCAGTTCTGCTCTTCTGGAAAACTAATCCCTTTTTTATCCAGGAACGTGCAGTTGGTCTCAGAGGCGGCTCTTTCAGCATTATGAAAATACGCACGCTTAAGCCCGGGGCGGAAGTATTTAAATTCCGTGACTCACGTCTTGTTTCAAGTTCAGATTTCCTCCCGCTGGGCAGAATCCTCCGCCGCACCGGAGTGGACGAACTCCCGCAGCTTTTACTGGTTCTTTCCGGAAAGATGAGCATCATCGGGCCGCGCCCTCTCATGCTGGATGATATTGCCATGATTGCTGAAAAATATCCCGGACTGATGGAGCACAGGAGCAAAATGAAATGTCTCCCCGGCATTTCAGGACTCTGGCAGCTTAAACGAAGCAGCGCTGTCAGTTATGATGAGCTTCATACGTATGATCTTGATTATGCCTCTAAAAGAAGCATCCTTTTTGACTGGAAACTAATGGGGCTGACTGCAGTAAAGATGCTTCAGGGCTACCACCTTGATGCTTTGCAGAGCATTCCTGAATCTGAAACCAAACAAACAATCACCTTACCATCACATAACAGCTGA
- a CDS encoding DUF4199 domain-containing protein, which translates to MSTYSIEIKWGILFVLMQLAWMIAERLAGLHDVHIAQHHIYSNFVAIPAIAVYVFALLDKRRSFYGGYMTFRQGFISGLFITLVVTLLSPLTQYLTSEVISPEYFSNVIRHSVESGMMTQQQAEEYFNLKSYLMQVVIATPLMGLITTLIVAFFVRKNPPPDHSA; encoded by the coding sequence ATGAGTACGTATTCCATTGAAATCAAGTGGGGAATTCTGTTTGTCCTGATGCAGCTTGCCTGGATGATCGCCGAACGGCTTGCCGGTCTGCATGACGTCCATATAGCCCAGCATCATATATACAGCAACTTTGTAGCCATCCCCGCCATCGCGGTGTATGTGTTTGCCCTGCTGGATAAACGGAGGTCATTCTACGGCGGTTATATGACCTTCAGGCAGGGTTTTATCTCGGGATTGTTCATAACGCTCGTGGTTACGCTGCTAAGCCCGCTTACACAATATCTTACCTCCGAGGTAATCTCTCCTGAGTATTTTTCTAACGTTATCCGCCACTCGGTTGAATCAGGAATGATGACGCAGCAGCAGGCAGAAGAGTATTTCAACCTGAAAAGCTATCTGATGCAGGTGGTAATTGCCACTCCGCTGATGGGGCTTATAACCACCCTTATCGTTGCATTTTTTGTCAGGAAAAATCCTCCGCCCGATCATTCGGCCTGA
- a CDS encoding carbonic anhydrase, with protein MDFKTIFRNNQEWVASKLAADPDFFKNMAKGQNPEILYIGCSDSRVTAEELMGAKPGEVFVHRNVANLVISTDNNLNAVMQYAVNELKVKHIIVCGHYECGGVKAAMNPRDLGQLNSWLQSLRDVYRFHREQLDAIEDEVERYDRLVELNVREQCINIIKIDHVQRAWYTSGFPHIHGWVFDVRTGRLKDLGLDMKKIFRDVKSIYDLRPLLSQ; from the coding sequence ATGGATTTTAAGACAATTTTCCGGAATAATCAGGAGTGGGTAGCTTCCAAGCTGGCTGCCGACCCGGATTTCTTCAAAAATATGGCCAAAGGCCAGAACCCTGAAATACTCTACATCGGCTGTTCTGACAGCCGTGTTACGGCAGAAGAACTTATGGGAGCAAAGCCCGGTGAAGTGTTTGTACACCGGAATGTGGCGAACCTGGTCATCAGCACCGATAATAACCTGAACGCGGTTATGCAGTATGCGGTTAATGAGCTTAAAGTGAAGCATATTATCGTCTGCGGGCATTATGAGTGCGGCGGCGTGAAGGCAGCAATGAATCCCCGGGATCTCGGGCAGCTAAACAGCTGGCTTCAGAGTCTGAGGGATGTTTACCGCTTTCACCGGGAACAGCTTGATGCCATCGAAGATGAGGTTGAACGGTATGACCGGCTGGTTGAGCTTAACGTGAGGGAACAGTGCATAAACATTATAAAAATTGACCATGTGCAGCGCGCATGGTACACCTCCGGATTCCCGCATATTCACGGCTGGGTCTTTGACGTGAGAACCGGACGGCTGAAAGATCTTGGGCTGGACATGAAAAAAATCTTCCGTGACGTAAAAAGTATATATGACCTGAGGCCCCTGCTCAGTCAATAA